The Gemella haemolysans genome includes a region encoding these proteins:
- a CDS encoding class I SAM-dependent methyltransferase, whose translation MKNIIVTTSVKTNLELNEEAQQLADDLRLKYIIRNKKTIKQLLSSVDGVLVVYKNKLSYFEDDSELFFHLDTTALKIKNSDNEPLVEIIKEKEQSILDCTMGLAGDSILLSYYGHKVISLEKNNIIHLITTNGLKNYISPNVEINKAMRKIKTYNVDCLDYLKNCPDASFDIIYFDPMFSHNITESRNLEGILPLADTTFPYEEFIKEAKRVARKKIIVKAHFKDNIFEKFNFTQIIRKNTKFHYGYLDLK comes from the coding sequence ATGAAAAATATAATAGTAACAACTAGTGTAAAAACGAACCTAGAACTTAACGAAGAAGCTCAACAACTCGCGGATGATTTAAGATTAAAATATATTATTAGGAACAAGAAAACAATAAAACAACTACTATCTTCAGTAGATGGTGTACTTGTAGTCTATAAAAACAAATTAAGCTACTTCGAAGATGATTCTGAACTCTTCTTTCATTTAGACACAACAGCTCTTAAGATAAAAAATTCAGATAACGAACCGTTAGTAGAAATAATCAAAGAAAAAGAACAAAGCATTCTTGATTGTACTATGGGCCTAGCTGGAGACAGTATATTACTAAGTTATTATGGACATAAAGTTATATCTTTAGAAAAAAATAACATCATTCACCTAATCACAACCAACGGTCTAAAAAACTATATTTCTCCTAATGTAGAAATTAATAAAGCAATGCGTAAAATTAAAACTTATAATGTTGATTGTCTAGATTATTTAAAAAATTGTCCTGATGCTAGTTTCGACATTATATACTTCGATCCTATGTTTTCTCATAACATTACAGAATCAAGAAATCTTGAAGGTATACTTCCCTTAGCCGACACTACCTTTCCTTACGAAGAATTTATAAAAGAGGCGAAAAGAGTCGCAAGAAAAAAAATAATAGTAAAAGCACATTTTAAAGATAATATCTTCGAAAAATTTAATTTTACTCAAATAATAAGAAAAAACACAAAATTTCATTACGGATATCTTGACCTAAAATAA
- a CDS encoding VanZ family protein, protein MLILICTAIFLFSNQVGEESSKISSDLIIRKLGHFSEYMILGFFSFSYLSNLFVKSNEFKDYRKTAIVSFVFSVVYASSDEFHQTFVAGRDGNIIDVLIDSSGALVGIMISSIMYFLIMKK, encoded by the coding sequence ATGTTGATTTTAATTTGCACTGCGATATTTTTATTTTCCAATCAAGTTGGTGAGGAATCTTCGAAGATATCAAGTGATTTAATCATAAGAAAATTAGGTCACTTTAGTGAATATATGATTTTAGGATTTTTTTCATTTTCTTATCTATCAAATTTATTTGTGAAAAGTAATGAATTTAAAGATTATAGAAAAACAGCAATAGTGAGCTTTGTATTTTCTGTTGTATACGCTTCTAGTGATGAATTTCATCAGACTTTTGTAGCTGGAAGAGATGGTAATATCATAGATGTACTAATAGACAGTAGCGGTGCTTTAGTAGGGATAATGATATCTAGTATTATGTATTTTCTTATTATGAAAAAATAG
- a CDS encoding LytTR family DNA-binding domain-containing protein, with the protein MKVELNIDKKFGETIVTISTNKVNDEIQNLVNYIENKEGYFIGVLDDKVRLLNMEDIIRVYVEDRKVYVVTVEGRFIVRKKLYEVQSTLTKDFIKISQSEIANVKYIHSLDLGLRGTIVINYKNSDISYVSRRMLKEFKMKLGL; encoded by the coding sequence ATGAAAGTTGAATTAAATATAGATAAGAAATTTGGAGAAACAATAGTTACTATATCAACAAATAAAGTGAATGATGAGATTCAAAACTTAGTGAATTATATAGAAAATAAGGAAGGTTACTTTATAGGAGTTTTAGATGACAAAGTACGTTTATTAAATATGGAGGATATTATAAGGGTATATGTTGAAGATAGAAAAGTATATGTAGTTACAGTTGAAGGTAGATTTATTGTTAGAAAAAAATTATATGAAGTGCAGAGTACATTAACTAAGGATTTTATAAAAATATCTCAAAGTGAAATAGCTAATGTTAAATATATTCATAGCTTAGATTTAGGATTAAGAGGAACAATAGTTATAAATTATAAAAATTCGGATATAAGTTATGTATCACGTAGAATGTTAAAAGAATTTAAGATGAAATTAGGATTATAG
- the mscL gene encoding large conductance mechanosensitive channel protein MscL yields the protein MLNEFKKFALKGNVLDLAIGVIMGAAFGKIVSSLVTDVMMPLIALIFPAKPDFTNLAWQGIKYGNFIQITIDFLITAIAIFIFVKAINTAKDKMSKEEAEEETPKVDAKEELLKEIRDLLKK from the coding sequence ATGTTAAACGAATTTAAAAAATTTGCATTAAAAGGAAACGTATTAGACCTAGCTATCGGGGTTATCATGGGGGCAGCTTTCGGTAAAATCGTAAGTTCATTAGTAACTGACGTTATGATGCCACTTATCGCTCTTATTTTCCCAGCTAAACCAGACTTCACTAACTTAGCTTGGCAAGGTATTAAATACGGTAACTTTATCCAAATCACAATCGACTTCTTAATCACAGCAATCGCAATCTTCATCTTCGTTAAAGCAATCAACACAGCTAAAGATAAAATGTCTAAAGAAGAAGCTGAAGAAGAAACACCAAAAGTTGATGCTAAAGAAGAACTTCTTAAAGAAATCCGTGATTTATTAAAAAAATAA
- a CDS encoding DUF3021 family protein codes for MKLFQKIVIFMLLGIGVGNVINLIFGILYGQFYPGMPLYIQSFDNLNTAVLIQTLVYAILGLLQGLAGKVFQSKLNDNIVIVFVSHYFLIMLPLVLAGYYLKWFSSLTTLILMLITATVVYVLIGIVRYFSVKNSISEINIKLRDNR; via the coding sequence ATGAAATTATTTCAAAAAATTGTAATATTTATGTTGTTAGGGATAGGAGTAGGAAATGTTATTAATCTAATATTTGGTATTTTATATGGTCAGTTTTATCCTGGTATGCCATTGTATATTCAGAGTTTTGATAATCTAAATACGGCAGTATTAATTCAAACCTTAGTATATGCTATTTTAGGTTTATTACAAGGATTAGCTGGTAAAGTATTTCAAAGTAAGTTAAATGATAACATAGTAATAGTATTTGTATCACATTATTTTCTTATTATGTTACCACTTGTGTTAGCGGGTTATTATTTGAAATGGTTTAGTAGTCTTACTACTTTAATTTTAATGCTGATTACAGCTACTGTGGTTTATGTTTTAATAGGAATAGTTCGATATTTTAGTGTTAAAAATAGTATAAGTGAGATAAATATAAAATTAAGAGATAATAGATAA
- a CDS encoding DUF1904 family protein: MPRIVARGFKKEDLKKVSAELFDTIAEIIERPREAFTLDLIESVAILDGEEISRANLEIGWVHRPVEVCEKVATAVNELFKPLGYETVMISFKDIDLAYEFVFKK, encoded by the coding sequence ATGCCACGTATAGTTGCTAGAGGATTTAAAAAAGAAGATTTAAAAAAAGTTAGTGCTGAACTTTTTGATACAATTGCAGAAATAATCGAAAGACCAAGAGAAGCATTTACATTAGATTTAATCGAGAGTGTTGCTATTCTTGACGGAGAAGAAATTAGCAGAGCTAATCTTGAAATCGGTTGGGTACACCGCCCTGTAGAAGTTTGTGAGAAAGTCGCTACTGCCGTAAATGAACTTTTCAAACCATTAGGATATGAAACTGTAATGATTTCATTTAAAGATATCGATTTAGCATACGAGTTTGTATTCAAAAAATAA
- a CDS encoding DUF948 domain-containing protein: MLDINWLILAYAGIFLAGVGVLILCISTAITLKTVRKSVVVATECVEDVTNIAEDALALAKDLNETVKKVEGNLEPIMAEANILLQNTNILAEDLQVKSEKLDPLFNSAEGLASSINGLQSSVDNMKSNVTGFKKNTDQKIENLSEKVEENKAKASNLLNKFLKKNKVEVKK, from the coding sequence ATGTTAGATATAAACTGGTTAATTTTAGCATACGCTGGAATCTTTTTAGCAGGTGTTGGTGTTTTAATCCTATGTATAAGTACCGCTATTACACTTAAAACTGTTAGAAAATCTGTAGTTGTTGCTACTGAATGTGTAGAAGATGTTACGAACATCGCAGAAGATGCTCTTGCTCTTGCTAAAGATTTAAATGAAACAGTTAAAAAAGTTGAAGGTAACTTAGAGCCAATTATGGCAGAAGCTAATATTTTATTACAAAACACAAACATCCTAGCTGAAGATTTACAAGTTAAATCTGAAAAATTAGATCCACTATTCAACTCAGCAGAAGGATTAGCATCATCAATCAACGGATTACAATCATCTGTTGATAATATGAAATCAAATGTTACTGGATTCAAAAAAAATACTGATCAAAAAATAGAAAATCTTTCTGAAAAAGTAGAAGAAAATAAAGCTAAAGCTTCTAATCTACTTAATAAATTCTTAAAGAAAAATAAAGTTGAAGTAAAAAAATAA
- a CDS encoding response regulator transcription factor, with product MLKALIVEDDKLLASSLKAAIAEKFDADVCYNGLDGRKYIDENVYDFIITDSILPGMGGIDLLDYIREEKELKIPVIVITIAESTEEKARVMKHRVTEYLPRVADASLLLTTMSNLLQRESNLKGENEITYKDLVLDLKNELVSSNGGTLESIKGKYLELLSFFVINNNIVLEKEEIFDRVWGVDSETTINAIEVYISGLRKELRKIGYDKNLRTVRGVGYTFE from the coding sequence ATGCTTAAAGCGCTTATTGTAGAAGATGATAAATTATTAGCTTCATCGTTAAAAGCAGCAATCGCAGAAAAATTCGATGCGGATGTTTGTTATAATGGGCTAGATGGACGAAAATATATTGATGAAAATGTATATGATTTTATCATAACGGATAGTATCTTACCCGGAATGGGTGGAATAGATCTATTAGATTATATTCGTGAAGAAAAAGAACTAAAAATACCAGTAATTGTAATCACTATAGCTGAGTCAACTGAAGAAAAGGCAAGAGTTATGAAGCATAGAGTAACGGAATATCTACCACGTGTAGCGGATGCTTCTCTTTTACTAACAACTATGTCTAACTTACTTCAACGTGAAAGTAATCTAAAAGGTGAAAATGAAATTACGTATAAAGATTTAGTATTAGATCTTAAAAACGAATTGGTATCATCTAATGGTGGAACGTTAGAATCTATTAAAGGAAAATATCTTGAATTATTATCTTTCTTCGTTATAAACAATAATATTGTATTAGAGAAAGAAGAAATTTTTGATCGTGTATGGGGTGTTGATTCAGAAACAACTATTAATGCGATTGAGGTTTACATTTCAGGATTAAGAAAAGAACTACGAAAAATTGGTTATGACAAAAATCTTAGAACTGTTCGTGGTGTCGGATATACTTTTGAGTAG
- a CDS encoding ABC transporter ATP-binding protein produces MKNKNPLFQFLPYMKKVKKSYIIGFVFSLLNVGLGVAGVYVLSKVFDGITGDLTRQIILKSLVVVAGYGLILLCSGISNYIRNIYLVKGANEVYVRIQMQVYDHIQSLPIKYFDNMPAGSVVSRITSDVNQIRTFFVSTFVQILIIVLKIVFSYIVLFYVDIRFGLFMLALFPVMFVILKLYNKLSIDSIKGYRRKFSQSNGIINENYQNLEIIKAFNKEKESIEDWNKHNEERYKYWKKLNLVDSLLLHNITGVFRIVIFIGIVYYYSYSHFNNVYGITLGMVYLFINYTTDIIYRIADFTMGISNYIRAQGAAINIQEILKLEIEEDKASEVVEEDFRGNIKFENVSFAYKDDFYVLRDLNLEIKENQTVAFVGHTGSGKSTIMNLIVKFYSATKGNVLINNRNINDYSKEYLREKTAIVLQDSFLFEGSLLENITTSNDEKIAREALSRVGGDFILENRSLDSKVEVGGSNFSTGEKQLICLARALAKDPKILILDESTANIDSETEQNVSRAIEELKQGRTTLIIAHRLSTIKNADMIYVLRKGKVIENGTHEQLLALEGSYKKMYETQVKG; encoded by the coding sequence ATGAAGAATAAAAATCCGTTATTTCAATTTCTTCCTTATATGAAAAAAGTAAAGAAATCTTATATAATAGGTTTTGTTTTTTCACTATTAAATGTGGGGCTAGGTGTTGCTGGTGTGTACGTATTGTCGAAAGTTTTTGATGGAATTACTGGAGATTTAACACGTCAGATAATTCTGAAATCATTGGTGGTAGTAGCTGGTTATGGACTTATTCTATTATGTTCGGGGATATCTAACTATATTAGAAATATTTACTTAGTAAAAGGAGCTAACGAGGTTTACGTTAGAATTCAGATGCAGGTATACGATCATATTCAAAGTCTACCGATTAAGTATTTCGATAATATGCCTGCTGGTTCTGTAGTATCTAGGATAACAAGTGATGTAAACCAAATTAGAACATTTTTCGTTTCGACATTTGTGCAGATATTAATAATTGTCCTTAAGATTGTTTTTTCTTATATTGTATTATTTTATGTAGATATACGCTTTGGATTATTTATGCTAGCGCTATTCCCGGTAATGTTTGTGATTTTAAAACTATACAACAAGTTATCTATAGATAGTATTAAGGGATATAGACGTAAGTTTTCTCAAAGTAATGGGATTATAAATGAAAATTATCAAAATTTAGAAATCATCAAAGCTTTTAATAAAGAGAAAGAGAGTATTGAAGATTGGAATAAACATAATGAAGAAAGATATAAATATTGGAAAAAATTAAATCTAGTAGATAGTCTATTACTTCATAATATAACTGGAGTATTTAGAATAGTGATTTTCATAGGTATTGTTTATTACTATTCGTATTCACACTTTAATAATGTTTATGGTATTACATTGGGTATGGTATATCTATTTATAAATTATACTACTGATATAATTTATAGAATCGCAGACTTTACAATGGGGATTTCTAATTATATCAGAGCGCAAGGTGCGGCTATAAATATTCAAGAAATATTAAAATTAGAAATTGAAGAGGATAAAGCAAGTGAAGTAGTTGAAGAAGATTTCCGAGGAAATATTAAATTTGAAAATGTATCTTTTGCTTATAAAGATGATTTTTATGTACTTCGTGATTTGAATCTCGAGATAAAAGAAAATCAAACTGTAGCCTTTGTTGGTCATACAGGAAGCGGTAAGAGTACTATAATGAATCTAATCGTAAAATTTTACAGTGCCACTAAAGGTAATGTATTAATAAACAATAGAAATATAAATGATTATAGTAAGGAGTATCTAAGAGAAAAAACGGCTATAGTACTTCAGGATTCATTTTTATTTGAAGGGTCTTTACTTGAAAATATTACGACTTCTAACGATGAAAAAATTGCTAGAGAAGCTTTATCTAGAGTTGGAGGAGATTTTATTTTAGAAAATCGTTCTCTTGATTCAAAAGTAGAAGTGGGTGGTAGTAACTTTTCTACAGGAGAAAAGCAACTTATCTGTCTAGCGAGAGCTTTAGCTAAAGATCCGAAAATTTTAATTTTAGATGAATCAACGGCTAATATAGATAGTGAAACAGAACAAAATGTAAGTCGAGCTATAGAAGAATTAAAACAGGGACGAACAACCCTTATAATAGCTCATAGGTTATCTACGATAAAAAATGCTGATATGATTTACGTCCTTAGAAAAGGTAAAGTTATAGAAAATGGAACTCATGAACAATTATTAGCTCTTGAGGGAAGCTACAAAAAAATGTATGAAACTCAGGTAAAAGGATAA
- a CDS encoding 5-formyltetrahydrofolate cyclo-ligase, giving the protein MKKTLRKKFISERNNLENDYRNSSTNKIFTILEDQDFFKSSEKIFIYVGFGSEISTEIFIKKWINKKQIFVPKIENVKMNLIQLNSWDELTPGHFRVLEPTSSDYYKGKIDLVITPSIVFDKNGYRLGYGKGYYDKYFSSREYGISVGLSYHKLLQDNVPKEDHDKKVDVIITEEKTFIINEKYNSNN; this is encoded by the coding sequence ATGAAAAAAACACTTAGAAAAAAATTTATATCCGAACGAAATAATTTAGAAAATGACTATAGAAATTCATCTACTAATAAAATCTTTACAATATTAGAAGATCAAGATTTCTTCAAATCCTCAGAAAAAATATTCATATACGTAGGATTTGGTAGCGAAATTTCAACTGAAATTTTTATAAAAAAATGGATAAACAAAAAACAAATATTTGTTCCTAAAATAGAAAACGTCAAGATGAATTTAATTCAGTTGAATTCCTGGGATGAACTTACTCCCGGGCATTTCAGAGTATTAGAACCAACTTCATCTGATTACTATAAAGGAAAAATAGACTTAGTTATTACACCTTCTATCGTTTTCGATAAAAATGGATATCGACTTGGTTACGGTAAAGGATACTACGATAAATATTTCTCATCTAGAGAATATGGTATTAGTGTCGGTTTATCTTACCATAAACTACTACAAGATAATGTCCCTAAAGAAGATCACGATAAAAAAGTAGATGTAATCATAACCGAGGAGAAAACTTTTATAATCAATGAAAAATATAATAGTAACAACTAG
- a CDS encoding UPF0223 family protein, producing the protein MEFNYPIDYTLYNTEEITTIIKFLDLIEECYLSGVELTEFKSAYKEFKSVVRAKSEENLLYRDFKEITGFDGYLAVKEMKNEKPKIKL; encoded by the coding sequence ATGGAGTTCAATTATCCAATAGATTATACGCTATATAATACTGAGGAAATAACAACGATTATTAAGTTCTTAGACTTAATTGAAGAGTGTTACTTGTCAGGTGTGGAACTTACAGAGTTTAAATCTGCATATAAAGAATTTAAAAGTGTAGTTCGTGCGAAATCTGAAGAAAATTTATTGTATCGTGATTTTAAAGAAATCACAGGTTTTGATGGTTATTTAGCAGTAAAAGAAATGAAAAATGAAAAACCAAAAATTAAGCTTTAA
- the murC gene encoding UDP-N-acetylmuramate--L-alanine ligase: MSKYHFIGIKGSGMSSLAQIAYDMGNEVQGSDEETYFFTQEKLEQRNIPMYYYGAENIKEGYEVVLGNAFDETHVEYRRAKELGLTTYTYSQFLGKLLSEIPSIAITGAHGKTTTTTMTSNIFKHSHVTSYLIGDGTGHGEKNSEYMIAEACEYYRHFLAYHPDYAVVTNIDFDHPDYFNDEHDMFDAFQSFVNQVKNTVVICGDDRLASQLKPAQAKTIKYGFNDGNDYQIKNVQTTSEHSKFDIYKNSELLGTFTMSVFGLHDISNATSAIALADLNGISVEKIQESLSQYKPAERRFSEHKIGNSVVVDDYAHHPSEIKATINSARRKYADKEVIAIFQPHTYTRTAKFLNEFAESLETADKVFLCPIFASVREKEKIVGIEDLQKVTKGSQIINSEEDFDKLNFDNSVFLFMGAGNINKLCHKFIEQKSK; the protein is encoded by the coding sequence ATGAGTAAATATCATTTTATAGGTATTAAAGGTTCCGGAATGAGTTCTCTTGCACAAATTGCTTATGATATGGGTAATGAAGTGCAAGGTTCAGACGAGGAAACATACTTTTTTACACAAGAAAAATTAGAACAAAGAAACATCCCAATGTACTACTATGGGGCAGAAAATATTAAAGAAGGATATGAAGTAGTTCTAGGGAACGCATTCGATGAAACACATGTTGAATACAGAAGAGCTAAAGAATTAGGTTTAACTACTTACACTTACTCTCAATTCCTTGGTAAACTTCTTTCTGAGATTCCTTCAATCGCAATCACAGGAGCTCATGGTAAAACTACTACAACTACTATGACAAGTAATATTTTTAAACACAGTCACGTTACTTCATACCTAATCGGAGATGGAACTGGACACGGTGAGAAAAATTCAGAGTATATGATAGCTGAAGCTTGTGAATACTACAGACACTTCTTAGCATATCATCCAGATTATGCTGTTGTAACAAATATTGACTTTGACCACCCAGATTATTTTAATGACGAACACGATATGTTTGATGCATTCCAAAGTTTTGTAAATCAGGTTAAAAATACGGTTGTTATTTGTGGTGATGATCGCTTAGCTTCGCAACTTAAACCTGCACAGGCAAAAACTATAAAATATGGATTCAACGATGGAAATGACTATCAAATAAAAAATGTCCAAACTACATCAGAACATAGTAAATTCGACATTTACAAAAACTCTGAACTACTTGGAACATTTACTATGTCAGTATTTGGGTTACATGATATTTCTAATGCGACATCAGCTATTGCTTTAGCCGATCTAAATGGAATTAGTGTAGAGAAAATTCAAGAATCTCTTAGTCAGTATAAACCTGCAGAAAGACGATTCAGCGAACACAAAATTGGAAATAGTGTAGTTGTAGATGATTATGCTCACCATCCTAGTGAAATTAAAGCTACAATCAATAGTGCACGTAGAAAATATGCTGATAAAGAAGTTATCGCAATTTTCCAACCACATACATACACACGTACAGCTAAATTCTTAAACGAATTTGCCGAGAGCTTAGAGACTGCAGACAAAGTATTCCTTTGCCCAATCTTTGCTTCGGTACGTGAAAAAGAAAAAATTGTAGGTATTGAAGACTTACAAAAAGTGACTAAAGGTTCTCAAATTATAAATAGTGAAGAAGATTTCGATAAACTAAACTTTGATAATAGTGTATTTCTATTTATGGGAGCAGGAAATATCAATAAACTTTGCCACAAATTTATAGAACAAAAATCAAAATAA
- a CDS encoding ABC transporter ATP-binding protein — MSTTINNKQILNKIAGLIYRDKKRIIIALVVSIASYYFTLYPTDRLSYIVDGIASGNIDFNGVVNEILRIILAGIALYIVYFFKEYYTFIGYDKVIKDMTYDIQYDIYRHTPVFFNKFSIGEVISRSTNDITNYIAPLFGYGILLIFDGIIYNLFISVLIFNKSNFIYLLLMHIPLVIQTIYLVSRRNVQEKYYNKMAKTMDEITEETLENVKGIRVIRAYSLLDKVRNSFVGKLRSYARSNEEYMKKTLVYQPLNTVSLATSYIIAVAGGFYFINLGMMTLGELISVCVVIGMIQWPYIALSELVIMIIEVRQATKRILEISDKKADVNNDLAESNFEFNSSIEFKDFNFSYEDNNHVLEDINFTINKGETIGVVGKTGSGKTTFIKQLLRLYPIDENTLLLDGKGIEKYYDYSVREKIGYAPQEYQLFSKSIKENVLFYRYDLEDRLDEVLEQADIEKDISRFKDGIDTLVGENGLSLSGGQKQRLGIARALLSDPDILILDDSLSAVDSNTEKTIIENIKKTREGKTNIIVAHRISAVRHANKIVVLDNGKILSFGTHDELLEKCPWYKQLDEYQNKEVEDNEE; from the coding sequence GTGAGTACAACAATAAACAATAAACAAATATTAAATAAGATAGCTGGTCTAATATATAGGGATAAAAAACGTATAATAATTGCGTTGGTAGTTTCGATAGCATCTTATTATTTTACGTTATATCCAACTGATAGATTGAGCTATATTGTTGATGGTATAGCGAGTGGAAATATTGATTTTAATGGTGTAGTTAATGAAATTCTTAGAATTATTTTAGCTGGGATTGCATTATATATAGTCTATTTCTTTAAAGAATACTATACTTTCATTGGTTATGACAAAGTTATTAAAGATATGACATATGATATCCAGTATGATATCTATAGGCATACTCCTGTATTTTTTAATAAGTTTAGTATAGGTGAGGTAATAAGTAGATCTACTAATGATATTACAAACTATATTGCTCCACTTTTTGGGTATGGTATTCTATTAATTTTTGATGGAATAATTTACAATTTATTTATAAGTGTTCTTATATTTAATAAATCAAATTTTATCTATTTACTGCTAATGCACATACCGTTAGTCATACAAACTATTTATTTAGTGAGTAGACGAAATGTGCAAGAAAAATATTATAACAAGATGGCGAAAACTATGGATGAAATTACAGAGGAGACTTTGGAAAATGTTAAAGGTATTCGTGTAATTAGAGCATATAGCTTGTTAGATAAAGTGAGAAATAGTTTTGTAGGAAAACTTAGAAGTTATGCTAGAAGTAATGAAGAATACATGAAAAAAACTCTTGTCTATCAACCGCTTAATACAGTATCGTTAGCTACAAGTTATATTATAGCTGTAGCTGGAGGATTTTACTTTATTAATTTAGGGATGATGACATTAGGAGAGTTGATTTCTGTCTGTGTAGTTATAGGTATGATTCAGTGGCCATACATTGCTTTATCTGAGTTAGTTATTATGATTATAGAAGTTCGTCAAGCTACGAAAAGAATCTTAGAAATCTCTGATAAAAAAGCTGATGTTAATAATGACCTAGCTGAAAGTAATTTTGAGTTTAATAGTAGTATTGAATTTAAGGATTTTAATTTCAGTTATGAAGATAATAATCATGTACTAGAAGATATTAATTTTACCATTAATAAAGGCGAAACTATAGGAGTAGTAGGAAAAACGGGTAGTGGGAAAACGACATTTATTAAGCAACTGTTGCGATTATATCCGATAGATGAAAATACACTTCTTCTTGATGGTAAGGGGATTGAGAAATACTATGATTATTCTGTTAGAGAAAAAATTGGTTATGCACCACAAGAATATCAGTTGTTTTCAAAATCTATAAAAGAAAATGTATTATTTTATAGATATGATTTAGAGGATAGATTAGATGAGGTGTTGGAACAAGCGGACATAGAAAAAGATATTAGTAGATTTAAAGATGGTATTGATACCCTTGTAGGAGAAAATGGTTTATCTTTATCAGGTGGACAAAAACAACGTCTAGGTATAGCGAGAGCATTGTTATCTGATCCTGATATCTTAATACTTGATGACAGCTTAAGTGCGGTAGATTCTAATACAGAAAAAACTATTATAGAAAATATTAAAAAAACCCGAGAAGGTAAGACTAATATAATAGTGGCTCATAGAATTTCTGCAGTAAGGCATGCTAATAAAATAGTTGTATTAGACAATGGTAAAATATTAAGTTTCGGAACACATGATGAACTTCTTGAAAAATGCCCTTGGTATAAACAACTAGATGAATATCAAAATAAGGAGGTAGAAGATAATGAAGAATAA
- a CDS encoding ribonuclease H1 domain-containing protein yields the protein MAKFYAVKKGKKTGIFSTWDECKEQVTGFKGAVYKSFKTLSEAEAFLERNEEKIENIEEVDGVYAYIDGSFDRVSGIYGSGVVIVDGDKKYEYKHAGNREDYAQLHNVAGELEAAKFVMWYAVDKKIKEITLFYDYQGIEAWAVGDWKANLPYTQDYVKFYSKVKMAVKVNFVKVKAHTGIELNEVVDKLAKEAIEQFKKENTK from the coding sequence ATGGCGAAATTTTATGCAGTAAAAAAAGGTAAAAAAACAGGTATATTCTCAACTTGGGATGAATGTAAAGAGCAGGTGACTGGATTTAAAGGTGCGGTTTATAAAAGTTTTAAAACTTTGTCAGAAGCTGAAGCTTTCCTAGAAAGAAATGAAGAAAAAATTGAAAATATTGAAGAAGTTGATGGTGTATATGCTTATATCGATGGTAGTTTCGACAGAGTTAGTGGTATATATGGTTCAGGTGTGGTCATAGTAGATGGCGATAAAAAATATGAATATAAACATGCTGGGAATCGTGAAGATTATGCACAATTACATAATGTTGCTGGAGAATTGGAAGCTGCAAAATTCGTTATGTGGTATGCTGTTGATAAAAAAATTAAAGAGATTACATTGTTTTACGATTATCAAGGGATAGAAGCGTGGGCAGTTGGAGATTGGAAAGCAAATCTTCCTTATACTCAAGATTATGTAAAATTTTATAGTAAGGTGAAGATGGCAGTAAAGGTTAATTTTGTGAAGGTAAAAGCTCATACCGGAATTGAGTTGAATGAAGTTGTGGATAAGCTTGCGAAAGAGGCTATTGAACAATTTAAAAAAGAAAATACTAAGTAA